The Ooceraea biroi isolate clonal line C1 chromosome 1, Obir_v5.4, whole genome shotgun sequence genome has a window encoding:
- the LOC105282758 gene encoding uncharacterized protein LOC105282758 produces the protein MLITNWYRKPTFSRRYMNYFSNHPSQHKISVVKSLVDRAVLLSDSRFHTANLSLVRDILINNCYPAGFINKHIKKRIKEIKYKETAHPAAVNNQVSKDTFIKIPFVNNVSEMIKKSLNKYGVRTVFSISNKLDGIVKLGKDRLDSKLLSGVVYKIDCNNCSACYIGQTKRHLETRLKEHMANVKKDVGCYSVVSKHRVDCGHEFDWLGVDVLHRENNTKKRELAEMFFIKRHEYTINSQKDTENWPSVYDNFVTNT, from the coding sequence ATGCTTATAACAAACTGGTATAGGAAACCGACATTTTCGAGACGATATATGAACTACTTCTCGAATCATCCATCTCAACATAAGATCAGTGTTGTAAAGAGTTTGGTTGACAGAGCTGTTCTGTTGTCGGACTCTCGTTTTCATACCGCTAACTTGAGTTTGGTTCGTGACATTTTGATTAACAATTGCTATCCTGCtggttttattaataaacacattaaaaaaagaattaaggaaattaaatataaagagacTGCGCATCCGGCCGCTGTGAATAACCAGGTTAGCAAAGATACATTTATAAAGATTCCGTTTGTTAATAACGTGAGTGAAATGATCAAGAAGAGCCTTAACAAATATGGCGTTCGGACTGTTTTTTCGATTTCAAACAAGCTGGATGGCATTGTAAAACTTGGTAAGGATAGACTGGATAGCAAATTGTTAAGCGGTGTAGTGTATAAGATCGATTGCAATAATTGCAGCGCGTGCTATATTGGCCAAACCAAGCGACACCTCGAGACCCGGTTGAAGGAACATATGGCGAATGTTAAGAAAGATGTTGGTTGTTACTCGGTTGTCAGTAAGCACAGGGTGGACTGTGGCCATGAGTTCGATTGGTTAGGTGTGGACGTGTTGCACCgtgaaaataatactaaaaagCGCGAGTTGGccgaaatgttttttatcaaaCGTCATGAATATACCATCAACTCGCAGAAGGACACCGAGAACTGGCCTAGTGTTTATGACAATTTTGTGACAAACACATAG